From the genome of Rhodobacteraceae bacterium Araon29, one region includes:
- a CDS encoding phosphonate ABC transporter substrate-binding protein, producing MSFVKYSIGAVAAVAVSTGFASARDNVHAAGSSTVLPYATIVAEAFGENFDFPTPLIESGGSGAGRKKLCEGVGANTTDIANSSSRIKQSDIDNCAANGVTEIMEVRIGYDGIVFASRLETKGFEDLTPMHIYLAASDKSSATNWKDVDPNMPDREIMLFIPGTKHGTREVFEKKVMLEGCKAAGSYDLFFDQNGGDKKKAQKECYKVRTDGRSVDIDGDYTETLARLASNPNGIGVFGLSFLLNNTGTIYAAKINSIVASTETIASGVYPVSRPLYFYVKNAHLDVIPGLQEYIEFFVSDDIAGQDGPLSEYGLVSDPELAATQDMVANRVPMGPLD from the coding sequence ATGTCTTTTGTAAAATACTCTATTGGCGCTGTTGCAGCTGTTGCCGTTTCAACAGGTTTTGCTTCGGCCCGTGATAATGTACATGCTGCCGGGTCATCAACAGTGCTACCTTATGCGACTATCGTTGCCGAAGCTTTTGGCGAAAACTTTGATTTCCCGACACCATTGATCGAGTCTGGCGGATCAGGTGCAGGCCGTAAAAAACTATGTGAAGGTGTCGGCGCAAACACAACAGATATCGCAAACTCATCTAGCCGTATCAAACAAAGTGATATTGATAACTGTGCTGCCAATGGCGTAACAGAAATCATGGAAGTGCGTATTGGCTACGACGGGATCGTTTTTGCCAGTCGCCTTGAAACCAAAGGTTTCGAAGATTTGACGCCAATGCACATCTATTTGGCTGCAAGTGACAAGTCGAGTGCGACAAACTGGAAAGACGTCGATCCAAATATGCCAGATCGTGAAATCATGTTGTTCATTCCTGGAACCAAGCACGGTACACGCGAAGTTTTTGAGAAAAAAGTGATGCTTGAGGGGTGTAAAGCTGCGGGCTCATATGATCTCTTCTTCGATCAAAATGGCGGCGATAAGAAAAAAGCGCAGAAAGAGTGCTATAAAGTGCGTACCGATGGCCGCTCGGTTGATATTGACGGTGATTATACCGAAACTTTGGCCCGCTTGGCTTCAAATCCAAATGGTATCGGCGTATTCGGGTTAAGCTTTTTGCTAAACAACACTGGCACAATCTACGCTGCCAAAATCAACAGTATCGTAGCATCAACTGAAACCATTGCCTCAGGTGTTTATCCGGTTTCTCGTCCGCTGTACTTCTATGTAAAGAACGCACATTTGGACGTGATCCCGGGCCTGCAAGAATATATCGAGTTTTTTGTAAGCGACGATATTGCTGGCCAAGACGGACCTTTGTCTGAATATGGTTTGGTCTCTGATCCGGAACTTGCTGCAACTCAGGACATGGTTGCAAACCGAGTTCCAATGGGGCCTTTGGATTGA
- the pstC gene encoding phosphate ABC transporter permease subunit PstC: MNSLIVFNLIVSVFAFFVCREKASRLREKHALLVASNTHWGWYGFLSVSIPTLVLGVLIHYAGIYFINSGIRSSSALEFASHAEYLLVKENVTASIGLFLNEISQTRFLSSFIIIISYFVSGIETTIVLVQSDTTIEHLDLVVGAIKTKILALTATIVLGVIFALILAQRSINTVSVSYNAREKVEFVIVSLLALSSLIAVLTTVGIVISLLSETVNFAMMHSIIDFLFGTVWNPQFTSGEVEGYGSDLGILPLLWGTLYISFIALAFSVPIGLYSAIYLSEYASDRFRSLAKPVLELLAGIPTIVYGLFALLTVGPLLRDSFTQPLGLGSNSDSVLAAGLVMGIMLIPFVSSLSDDIINAVPQTLRDGSYGLGATQSETVKNVIIPAALPGIIGAVLLAASRAIGETMIVVLGAGAAAKLSLNPLEGMATITAKIVNQLTGDTEFESPETLVAFALGLSLFVITLCLNVLALYIVRKYREEYE, translated from the coding sequence ATGAATTCTTTAATTGTCTTTAATCTTATCGTTTCAGTCTTTGCGTTTTTTGTCTGCAGAGAAAAGGCATCCCGACTTAGGGAAAAACACGCGCTTCTAGTTGCTTCAAACACCCATTGGGGGTGGTACGGATTTTTAAGTGTTTCCATCCCAACTTTAGTTCTTGGAGTGTTGATCCATTATGCTGGTATATATTTTATAAACAGCGGAATAAGGTCGTCTTCGGCGTTGGAATTTGCATCGCACGCGGAGTATTTACTGGTAAAGGAAAATGTCACCGCATCCATTGGGCTATTCCTTAATGAGATTTCTCAAACCCGCTTTCTGAGCTCTTTTATTATTATCATTTCATATTTTGTGAGCGGAATTGAAACGACAATTGTACTCGTTCAGTCAGATACTACAATTGAGCATCTCGATTTAGTTGTCGGTGCAATAAAAACTAAAATATTGGCTTTAACAGCGACTATTGTACTGGGGGTTATATTTGCTCTGATACTGGCCCAAAGATCAATTAATACAGTGAGTGTAAGTTATAATGCCCGTGAGAAAGTCGAGTTTGTAATTGTCTCATTGCTTGCGTTGTCTTCATTAATTGCAGTTTTGACGACCGTTGGCATCGTGATCTCGCTTTTGTCTGAGACCGTAAACTTCGCCATGATGCATTCAATTATTGATTTTCTATTTGGAACTGTTTGGAATCCTCAGTTCACATCAGGGGAAGTAGAAGGCTATGGATCGGACTTGGGCATTCTTCCGCTTTTATGGGGTACACTCTATATCTCGTTTATTGCCTTGGCATTTTCGGTGCCAATCGGGCTGTATTCAGCCATTTATCTATCTGAATACGCCTCGGATAGGTTTCGCTCGCTTGCAAAGCCAGTGCTGGAATTGTTGGCAGGCATTCCGACAATTGTGTATGGCTTGTTTGCCCTGTTAACTGTGGGCCCGCTACTGCGCGACTCTTTTACCCAGCCCTTGGGTCTTGGATCAAATTCCGATTCTGTACTCGCTGCAGGGCTTGTGATGGGCATCATGTTGATCCCATTTGTGTCATCCTTATCAGACGATATTATTAATGCGGTTCCACAAACACTTCGAGACGGCTCATACGGGTTGGGAGCAACCCAGTCTGAAACTGTAAAGAACGTGATCATTCCCGCGGCATTACCGGGAATTATTGGCGCTGTTCTCTTGGCTGCCAGTAGGGCAATTGGCGAAACTATGATTGTCGTGTTGGGGGCAGGGGCAGCTGCGAAGCTAAGCCTTAATCCGTTAGAAGGAATGGCCACAATAACCGCAAAAATAGTGAACCAACTCACCGGCGATACAGAGTTTGAATCCCCCGAAACATTGGTCGCTTTTGCTCTGGGTCTATCGCTATTTGTAATCACTTTGTGCCTAAATGTTCTGGCTCTTTATATTGTGCGCAAGTATCGCGAAGAATACGAATAG